Genomic window (Nitrososphaerota archaeon):
CCTGCTTGACGAAGTCAACAGATACAGTGCCGGCTCAAGGCTGACAGTTGATCCGCGCTGCGCTGTGATTGAGCAAAAGCATGTTGCGAGCGATAGTCAGGGCCATTTGAAGGAGAAGGTTGGAACAACTGGAACCGGAACCGGCCCCGCGAACTCAGACAGAGTGCTCAGGGTTGGGAGGCAGATCAAAGATATTGAAGAGATGTCAAAGTTTCTAGGGGATGTCCCGCTTGAGGTGAACCGGATTGTTGATGAGGGGCAGCCGCTCCTAGTTGAGGGGACTCAGGGCACGTTTCTTTCGCTTTACTTCGGAGGCTATCCCTACGTTACTTCGAAGGATGTTTGTGCATCAGCCACATGCTCCGATGTAGGTTTAGGGCCGAAGAAGGTTGATGAGGTGATCGTGGTCTTCAAGGCTTATGTTACTAGAGTGGGTGGAGGTCCCTTGAAGGGAGAGTTGAGTGAGGAGGAGACGGCTCGGCGAGGATGGAGGGAGGTTGGGACAGTCACCGGCAGAGCTAGGCGGGCTGCGCCGTTCGACTTTGATTTAGCGAAGCGGGCGGTTATGTTGAACAGTGCGTCCCAGATATCTGTGACTAAGCTGGACGTAGTCTTCCCGGAGTGCGCAGGTGTCAAACAGTATGAGGAGCTGTCAGGCGAAGCGAAGAAGTTTATCAACAGCATCGAGAAGGAGACAGGTGTACCAGTTACCCTGATAGGGACGGGGGCAGAGGTCTTCGACACAATCGATCGAAGAGACGAGTTCGACTAATCTAAATATTGCATTGAAGCTGGGTCTGCCGTAAAACGGTGTCAATTAACATGGTTAAGATAAATCTTGGAAAGTTGAAGAATAAGGAATCTGAGATCGGAGCATTTCTGCAAGAAAAGCTCGGAGCCACACCTTCAGTTGGAGGTGGCAGCATAACAATTGGTGACGAGGATCACCCCGTAAAGGTCGCCGATGTGAAAACCTATCTGAAAAGATACATCCACCGAGAAGGATTGAAGAACGAAGTCCGCGTAATCGTTGAGAAGGGCGAAGTAATCATTACCCAATCGAAGTTCGGAGGAGAAGAGTAAGCGCGTAAGCAAGCAGATTAGGAGACTTCCAGCGACGCGCCGATCATTGGACCGGAGGAGTTTAGGCTTTGACTTTTCTTATCAGCAGAAGGGTTTCTCTGAGGATGTCGCGGCCTCTTCTCGCTGATTCTAAAGCTTTTGTGTAGTTGCCGTCCTCCGTATAATTCAGTGCTGCGGACAACTCATCCGAGGCTTTCTTCAAGGTGTCGATACCGGTTTCCGTGGTTTTGCTTTTTCCAACTAGGCGCCCCGGGGTTTCAATGCCCAAGTGTAGCTTGAGCATCATAATACTGTACTCTGCTTTGCTGTAGGTTTCCCAGATTGCGTGTGAGTAATCGCTGGTGCTTTTCCCGGATGATACTTGGCTGATGACTTGGTCAAGAGTCTTGACTGCTTCACGCAACGTATCCTCAGCCTTATCTATTCGCCCGGGGCTCAGGCCCACCTTCACCTAGCTAACCATTTAATCAGTCTTGGACATATCTAGATTCTACAGGAACTTATCTCTATCGCTTAACTAACTGGTTTTTCTCCATCTAATCGGATGTAGAAGCGGTTGTTTGGCCGAGTAACTGCTTGAATCTGAGCGCGTCATCTCTTGAATAGATGTTGTTGAACATCACGTAGCATTGCTGAGAGTCGAAGCTTAAGATTATCTGCTTCAGCCTTGACAACTCGTCATCAGAGTACTTGTAATTGTAGAGATGGTTTCCTATCCCATGTAGCCGAAAATAAGCGGTGCGGGATATCCAAACAGGAGTCTCCTTCAAAGGATCTACGATGTGTAACACATTCACTTTTTCAAGAATAGTAGCTAGCTCTGCGCGGTGTCCTTTCCAAGAACCGTGACGCAGCTCTAACCCTATAGTGAAGTTTTCTCTGCAGCCTTCGAAGAAGCGGCGAATCGCTTCAAGATTATTTTTGCTGTATTCGAAGGATGGGGGCATCTGGACGACGCATATCGTTGCCCGCAGTGTTTGGCAGAGGTCGAGGGTGCTTCGCCACGATTTTAGACATTCTTCTGTCTGCTGTAGATGTCCATAGTTCTTGTTGTTAGCGTTTGGGCGTTGGC
Coding sequences:
- a CDS encoding DUF72 domain-containing protein, which gives rise to MDIKVGCCGQAGLSLEKYAKLFNVIDLQTPFYRLPKMDTAMRWRETVPENFEFTTKAFQGVTHLTSSPTWRHAGSQRPNANNKNYGHLQQTEECLKSWRSTLDLCQTLRATICVVQMPPSFEYSKNNLEAIRRFFEGCRENFTIGLELRHGSWKGHRAELATILEKVNVLHIVDPLKETPVWISRTAYFRLHGIGNHLYNYKYSDDELSRLKQIILSFDSQQCYVMFNNIYSRDDALRFKQLLGQTTASTSD
- a CDS encoding adenylosuccinate synthetase translates to MTVNVVVGGFFGDEGKGKIISYLALKDNVAATVRGGVGPNAGHTVIYEGRSYKLRMLPSGLVNKSSRLMIGPGVLVNPTVLLDEVNRYSAGSRLTVDPRCAVIEQKHVASDSQGHLKEKVGTTGTGTGPANSDRVLRVGRQIKDIEEMSKFLGDVPLEVNRIVDEGQPLLVEGTQGTFLSLYFGGYPYVTSKDVCASATCSDVGLGPKKVDEVIVVFKAYVTRVGGGPLKGELSEEETARRGWREVGTVTGRARRAAPFDFDLAKRAVMLNSASQISVTKLDVVFPECAGVKQYEELSGEAKKFINSIEKETGVPVTLIGTGAEVFDTIDRRDEFD